DNA from Pseudophryne corroboree isolate aPseCor3 chromosome 3 unlocalized genomic scaffold, aPseCor3.hap2 SUPER_3_unloc_15, whole genome shotgun sequence:
GCATCCATGAGGGGCGAACgtgggcgggccgggaccattttccggggggctgcgtgatgtcacatctgcgatcatctctgattaccccctataagcttccagagtgcacctcatatctcatcttttccaagttactacaaatgatatgagatcggtagcagcactactttcaggattattacacagaacacacataaaggctgacagcaaataacagtaacacatacaagggattcattagaaataaggaagcataatcatcattaagttttATTATCAACTAACTCTGTACggaacccatacacctctttactgccttcagcagcccctggtactgcactactgccacccaccctatctccccccactgctgccaccgtcctgtctccccccccactactgccacccaccctgtcttccccccactactgccacccgccctgtctcctcccactactgccacccaccctgtctccccctcactactgccacccgccctgtcatccccccactactgccacccgccctatctccccccccactattgccactgccatatctcccccactactgccaccgctttgtctacacccactactgccacccaccctgtcaacCCCCTCAACTGCCACCGCCATGTCTATccccaccctgtcccccccccactattgccacccaccctgtcccccccactactgtcaccatgTCTCCCCCCACACTACCGCCACTGCCCTGTCTACAcccactgccaccaccctgtctcccccccactactgccacccaccctgtctcccccccactactgccacccaccctgtctccccctcactactgccacccgccctgtcatccccccactactgctacccgccctgtcttcccccactactgccaccaccctgtctccccccactactgccaccaccatatctcccccactactgccaccgctttgtctacacccactactgccacccaccctgtcaacCCCCTCAACTGCCACCGCCATGTCTATCCCCACCCTGCCACCCCCACtattgccacccaccctgtctccccccactactgtcaccatgTCTCCCCCCACACTACCGTCACTGCCCTGTCTACacccactgccaccgccctgtctcccccactactgccactcgccctgcctcaccccactacTCCCACCACCGTTTCCCCCACTACTTCTACCCATCCGGTCTTCCTCCACTATTGCCACCGCCCTAACTCCCCCCCTACTACTACCCAccttgtctcccccccactactgccaccgccctgtctccttcaCTACTGCTTCCCGCCttgtctcccccactactaccaaccctgtcccccccactactgctacccaccctgtcacccccactactgccacaacTCTCCTtaaactactgccaccaccctctctccccccactactgcaatTCTGCCTgactctcccccactactgccatcgtcctgtctcccccactactgctaacaaaatgtgatttgtgcgtagaacatttcccacactcagagcaagaaaatgtcttctcacctgtgtgacttcgctgatgtgtaacaagttgtgatttccgggcaaaacatttcccacacttagaacatgaAAATGGATtcacacctgtgtgatttctctgatgtctaagaagatctgatttgtgtgcaaaacatttcccacactcagaacatggaaatggcttctcacctgtgtgacttctctgatgtataacaagatgtgatttccgtgcaaaacatttcccacactcagagcaagaaaatggcttctcacctgtgtgacttctctgatgtataacaagatacgatttgtgtgcaaaacatttcccacactcagagcaagaaaatggcttctcacctgtgtgacttctgtgatgtataacaagaattgattgccgtgcaaaacatttcccacacttagaacatggaaatggcttctcacctgtgtgacttctctgatgtctaagaagatctgatttctgtgcaaaacatttcccacactcagaacatggaaatgtcttctcacctgtgtgacttcgctgatgtgtaacaagttgggaTTTCCGGGTAAAAcatatcccacactcagagcaagaaaatggcttctcacctgtgtgacttatgtgatgtataacaagaagtgATTGTCGTGCAAAAcatatcccacactcagagcaagaaaatggcttctcacctgtgtgacttctctgatgtgtaacaagatctgatttccgtgcaaaacatttcccacactcagagcaagaaaatggcttctcacctgtgtgatttctctgatgtataacaaaatgtgatttgtgcgtaaaacatttcccacactcagaacatatcagtggcctttcacctaccttacctgtctgtgggttaacaggctttgtgttctgtgtaaaacatttggcatctatagaacacggaaacactgtatctactgtcagagctgtaacagatgcaccaatatcagagtgatcaggagaacatttcccaggatcagagggatcagctgatagagctggatgtataattggggtaatggggttatctcctggagaatcctgtctactgtcattatcttttatgtcacaatccggggataacattagatgtccttctgagatattcctgcttgtgtgtccatctgctggaaataaaatacattatggaaatgtgacattttctgtaacaatattaatcttgtaaacaataggagaagacgactctctgggatacttaattgtaaatgtgtgtgtataataaaacataacttttaatgaaggctttacaatattgtgtctcagactatcattgtgtccatcctcctgagaacactcacaataacaaatgtaatattataataagacttagatatatctctctcttgtactggtaactaaccatgaagtataaatggagatgtagtcactcaccaagtcctatgtcagcaccaatgtaaaacaatggatggggaacatatcataTGAATTGGACATTCtagataacatcagtcatatgagctgatggatcagagaaatgtctcctaacgttactcctggaagcattggtaaggtagcattcctttatgtgtgtgctcatatgctggtaagcctgtacatgtgttactcacccttatataaggaatattgctacagcagagcagGTGTGAAACAAGGTACTTtatatgcaatacaccatataatacactgcaatcatcatctgctaggttataatgcactcttacacccccatcatcagtgttttacctctatattctcaatagtaataaggatgatgtgtgtacagtaagtatgatacagagaattacatgtcagaatctatacagctgccgccatacttctgcttctcatacgtgtgctactggcagcagtgaacatctgagtgagagtgcagggaagacagcagagtctgatgagaaagagattggatctgcctttgcagggatgtaccacacccgcCACCCCTgtgagtatataaaataataaataagaggggcctgagtccatccagatgTGCTTTCTGGAGctttcctcactaagtggcttcttatctaccctatctGATAGCTCTCAACTGccactgggaccaagacccaatctaataagtcccccactcctcctgccctaaagtTGCTTGCTCCGCTCACTCCAGGCACTGTTCATTGCCACAGCCTAGTGACGCAGCttaagccacgggctgtattctggggcttagtgctcccagtctttcctgcacgctctggACACCTGACTTGGAAGCCCCTTTGGCTCAGGCGGGAGGCACTTACCCTCCCGCTCACACAGGTGCGCAactcccgctactgctggggacagaacgggatgcccacagtcaccggagcacATGGTTGATATTGGAaagtgaggtggctgccattttgcaTCCTGGTTCCCGGCCAtcacatgctttgccttctgccttcaataaggtgtaaaattgatataagctgctaaataagtgtcttgacggctggaccggggtcactacactaaattgaagcatttgcctggaggtgaaactaccttctattcatatggtaccactatcatctacttcctctcagtctacatgcagagcccagtatcaagtatcgtctgagtacactctgattacaacctcacagtaaattattttgtggatttattcactgaatatattttgcccttTGTGTCTCTCGTTGCTGAGTACTTCacatctgtgatcacgctgacctctagtggaatttcttggTCATTACTgtgttgagttgcattacatcatgtttacttgaaattttggctcagatacccccgtcaccccgactaagaatgtcattttgaactgagtcatcttgatgtaacctcctgacagcgtactactgctccttttatttacagattgtttgtattttcctatctctgagaggtccatCTCTTTGTAGCcagcttaccatgcctccaaaaaaggttaaaaggttaCCAAATTGGCCCCACCTGttcatctctttggtacctcgaattcaggtggtccttctgagaccgctacaacatcatctgcttcttcttgtcagacgcacagcccagctgtaatggctgaagatgtcttaagacactctagatggtcctgttactctacgctctacaTTCTATATTATCTGCATTTAAGGACTGAACTAACCTCAGAacttaatattcaagctttgaggtccgatatcagtgagattggcactcgtacagactaagatgaaagagattgttgtgtctcacaatgatctgatttcagcacatgacaaccTTCAGGAAGACCCGGTCTCTATTTGTgatagtcattgatttagaagacaggtctcggaaaAATAATATCTGAATAATGGACGTTacggattctgttacaaatgctgagctttatgattatgccacggtcctcttttcagaaactttcgccgaaggcttctgccgcggaccttcttattgataggatccataaaCTCCCAAAgaccaaacaggcccctatccaagcaccaagggacactctgctcagggtccactttttccCATATTAAAGAACGCATTCTACAGGCTGTTtcgtcttcctcatccacagctgagtgcctggatattctgcagatatttccagatatttctcCTGCGACGCTGGCccaaaggcgtctattccacccaaggaaatgtgcaatacaaatggggctttcctactaaccttattgtaatgtgaaacggcgccttcacagtgataccttgccccgaggatggccctgctattctgaaaaagtgggacattCCTGTAGACAGTctttcatgacactttacctaaaccaatcccagaggagttgtcttccgtctcgaagtaatatgctaaaggagtaagactggTAGAAACACTCAGAgtctgtttcctactgtaacatgtgccaacttggactaagttactgggcatggatctatttttagGACAGATTTACttgctcttgttatgggtataaaatgtatctttttatctttatttcctgtgctatataattgcTATATGGTATATGGTCCGACATTGTTTCCACCATTACATTTCATagtacctttctagaatgtttgggtgttcaggtaaagcatgactgattcgtctaacatcctgttgcccttataacggtgttggtagaacctacattggatatcaggccatgttcttGGACTTTACCTCCTTTGGAcacattggttacattgagatttgatatttctttgtacaattgttactatgatgactagattttgccctctcgtatggctacttggggtagtcggtgggtttcccttttaggcacgaccgccacctttttctacctttctgtcacggtaccccagtgacggaatctctagctcctttatggacacAATTTCTGTTTATCTCCCATTTTTGctccctattttattttttctgtgatttgatagatttgaagtatgcacacgccctacagactctattggactttacacagatgatcctagatgtttcataccatgatctgatctctctctatcaTGGTGAagttttaagtcttaatgtaaaaggtcctCATTCTCCCCGTAAGAGACGTCTTGCATTAACATATTTCGCTGACCAGAAGGtggcggtggtagccattcaggaatcacatgttccattgcactctccccctcagtttaccaataactacccagcatgctctatctcctgtggtgtagccatcctttctaatagatcctgcccctttcacctggacagagagtgggtggattgcaatggtagatattggattctagttggaaaaattcattataaatatgtcaccctcacttctctctatgcccctaatgccagacagCCCGGATTACTTAGAGAGAGAAGGAcgtcatccaagtgccaggggacaggtaatcagcaggCAATGTGCAGAATTCTGAatatgaggggagagcaggagaataataggggctgatggctgctgatatatgagatataccagagagtctggggaggagactggtcagatctctgggctggtaacacacagtgacatgatgtgaggaggagagcaggagtataataggggctgatggctcctgatgtatgagatacacgagAGAgtctggggaggagactggtcagatctctgggctggtaacacacagcgacatgatgtgaggaggagagcaggagtataataggggctgatggctcctgatgtatgagatacaccagagagtgtggggaggagactggtcagatctctgggctggtaacacacagtgacatgatgtgagggggagagcaggagtataataggggctgatgtctcctgactccctcactggcaaaatatatattcctcattagtttgtaccgccagaggagggtgtaggataacagactgctgtagtgactgagcacggAGAATATGTgattcttttctgtaataagtgtttattacttacCTGTGCTGATATCTATAGGGATCTCctcttccttacactgctgatcacccctcacatacgtctcttcttctccctctatatcttctgcctttatatcagtcacatacgtctcttcttctccctctatatcttctgcctttatatcagtcacaaacgtctcttcttctccctctgtatcttctatcttaatgtcagtgagacattcatcctaaatagcccacaaaacaacatacattaataatagtatattaatagtataatagtgtataagacacacacagctcctctacagatcatatagtatgGTCACTTTGGTAaatgggtgagaccctaaatcccacctacctgatcctcctgtgggatcctgtgattctcctctgtacaatactaggaataaagaggacggggacatctctctggggtatctctgttactgggcccatctgtaggagacacacagagactgagtacagtgtatatatgtgattatcaggttatgtgtgtatatagggacccccatacctgctctcccctgtacaatacatgacagtctcctcttacccagtgatgtgaggggctggtgattctccatcatcacgtccttgtacagacccctgtgttcctctatataatcctcctcctgcatggagacatagacagtgacatcctgacaccttaaaggaacctgacacacacagtgatacagtcctcacccagatacatcccctggtgttactgtataatgccccattcccagcagtcacctctccagtcatcacccagacacaccccctggtgttactgtataatgccccattcccatcagtcacctctccagtcatgacccagacaagtcccctggtgttactgtataatgtcctattcccagcagtcaactctccagtcatcatccagacacgtcccctggtgttaatgtataatgtcccaattccagcagtcacctctccagtcatcacccagacatattcccttatgttactgtataatgtcccattcccagcagtcacctctccagtcgtcacccagaaacgtcccctgatgttactgtataatgccccattcccagcagtcacctctccagtcatcacccagacacgtcccctggtgttactgtataatgtcctattcccagcagtcacctctccagtcatcacccagacacataccccggtgttactgtataatgtcccattcccagcagtcacctctccagtcatcacccagacacatcccctggtgttactgtataatgtttcattcccagcagtcacctctccagccatcgcccagacacgtcccctgatgttactgtataatgtcccattcccagcagtcacctctccagtcatcacccagacacatcccctggtgttactgtataatgtcccattcccagcagtcacctctccagtcatcacccagacacatcccttggtgatactgtataatgtcccattcccagcagtcacctctccagtcatcacccagacacatcctctggtgttactgtataatgtcccattcccagcagtcacctctccagtcatcaaccagacacatccactggtgttactgtataatgtcccattcccagcagtcacctctccagtcaacccccagacacatcccctggtgttactttataatgtcccattcccagcagtcacctctccagtcatcacccagacacatcccctggtgttactgtataatgtcccattcccagcagtcacctctccagtcagcagctgaatgatcttattggtgagttccaggatcttctggtcattgtgtctctcatgtatcagtgagtgaggtggaggcaccgtgatggggctctgggacacgctcagtcctcctgacacaataggatggctgctgggtgtctcacactcaccagaggtcttcttcacacctctgtgaaatgggggagacataaatatcactgtaaatatgcccagatcctctcacctccccagttatgtccctgtattattactataggattttggtacttaccagataaatccttttctttgaaaccacagggagcactggagtactcttgggatatggatggtgcgatagcagggataggcacatttaaaaaaatgtaatgtgTTACCCTCCTTCcccttccatactcccaagatgcataGTGTTTTTTTGCTGAGCCAAATAGGAGCGACAGAGGATGAAcactggagaattacatataacattataacataatggaCAACTAGAGAGGTaacacgacaatagataacaatcaccttaacatttgaacaagtcggtgaaaatgtgttaccataagaactattgaacttaccaccagccaggagaaactgctctgggtgggtgtccagtgccacCTGTGGAtgtaaagaaaaggatttatctggtaagtaccaaaatcttgttttctttgtcatccactaggggtcactggagtactcttgggacataccaaagtttccACCATggacgggagagctgtttggcacctgtaacactagacggccaaagctagcagctgatgccgcagaattatcaaacttgtaaaagcgcacaaacgtgtgcactgatggccaTGTAACTGCACAGCAAGGTTGtgtcatagaagctccacgacctgctgcccctgacgttcccaaagaacgcgtggaatgtgctgaaacagaTGCAGTCGGTGTTAGACTAGCATGAATGTGCACCTGATGAATGCTCaggttaatctatctggccaaggtctgtttggaagctggccaacctatcttgactgcatgatagagaacaaacaaagtatccgttttatgtactgttgatgttcaggctacataaacgcggagtgtgcgtaccacatccaaagtagctggagtacctgaatcttctgaaaaacaggaacttgatgtgaaagaagatactacctgtggtagaaaagtgagatttgtccaaagttccgctctgtcagtatgaaataccagatacggtggcttgcatgacaaggcacccaattgtgcaacacgCCTTGACAAAGCTAAGGTTAAGAGAAACACAGTTTTCCAAGTTATAAACTTAACATCCACGTGTTgcaaggggtctgggactcagggtcgacagcacaaaggtcgacaccaattggtcgacacacattaggtcgacagggtcaaaaggtcgacaggaacaaggtcgacatgaaaaaaggtcgacatgagttttttatgtttttttggtgtcgttttcttcgtagagtgaccaggaacccgaattagtgcaccgcgtcccctcgcatggctcgcttcgctcaccatgcttcgggcatggtgccttcgctccgctaccgcttcgctcggcacactttaccgttccaatcgtagtccacgtggatcgttaagtatgaaaaggttcaaaaaaagaaaaaaatcatgaaaaactcatgtcgacctttttccatgtcgaccttgtttctgtcgaccttttgacccggtcgaccttttgaccctgtcgacctaatgtgtgtcgaccaaatggtgtcgacctttgtgctgtcgacctggagtccggataccgttgcaagggttcaaaacttgactgcaaaaacatgctaaactagattcaagtcccatggagctgtaggtggaatgaatggaggttgaactctaaggacaccttgcagcaaATTttaaactgttggcaaaagagccaaacgcctttgaaagaaaactgacaatgcagagacctgcaccgttagtgtcgctaaacgtaatcctccatctaaccccgtctgtaaaaagagcaaaatagacgttatggtaagaacttgccgttgataacttgatttctcctatgtccacaggtatccacaggataacattgggatatgccggggcgacagtggaaatggcaccaagcggtcacgagctttctggccacccaggatgcattggggcttctcTATATAATCCCGCCACAAatcactcagtcaaatcagttctttccacagcaattaggcaggagcatcaggtagaaacctattcaggcaataagaacacacatgcacacccttccaccttccatgcaagagggaagaggtttagtgattgtcaagatcctcaaatcaggtgcgtcagggtgggacccctgtggatacctgtggacataggagaaatcacgttatcaacggtaagttcttaccataacgtctatttctccggctgggtccacaagttatccacaggataacattgggattcccaaagccagttttagtggcggGGACGCTCCCGAttacacaggagaacctttcgcccgaattctgcgtcatgagaggcaaaagtattcaaggcataatgtgtaatgaatgtgttaatggatgaccatatggctgccttacaaatctgttctgctgaagcaccatgttgtgctgcccatgaaggacctaccttacgtgtagagtgcgcagagacattagccggagtagggagatcagcacgagaataaccttctgaaattgtcattcggagccatcttgccagcgtctgtttactagcaggccatcctcttctatgaaatccgtagaggatgaagagagaatctgtttttctgatggcactagtacgatctatgtagattcttaatgctcggaccacgtccagcgatgcttctcccgcagacagttcTACCTGAAACTTGCAGTTCTACCTgaaactagacggccaaagctagaagctgatgccgcagaattatcaaacttgtaaaagcgcacaaatgtgttcactgatgactatgtagccgcacggcaaggttgtgtcatagaagctccacgacctgctgcccctgacgttcccaaagaacgcgtggaatgtgctgaaacagaTGCAGTCGGTGTTAGACTAGCATGAATGTGCACCTGATGAATGCTCaggttaatctatctggccaaggtctgtttggaagctgcccaacctatcttgactgcatgatagagaacaaacaaagtatccgttttatgtactgttgatattcaggctacataaacgcggagtgtgcgtaccacatccaaagtagccggagttcctgaatcttctgaaaaacaggaactgtgattggttgattgatgtgagagAAGATACTACCTGTGGTAGAAAAGTGAGATTTTTCCAAAGTTCtgctctgtcagtatgaaataccagatacggtggcttgcatgacaaggcacccaattgtgcaacacgCCTTGACAAAGCTAAGGTTAAGAGAAACACAGTTTTCCAAGTTATAAACTTAACATCCAcgtgttgcaagggttcaaaacttgactgcaaaaacatgctaaactagattcaagtcccatggagctgtaggtggaatgaatggaggttgaactctaaggacaccttgcagcaaATTttaaactgttggcaaaagagccaaacgcctttgaaagaaaactgacaatgcagagacctgcaccgttagtgtcgctaaacgtaatcctccatctaaccccgtctgtaaaaagagcaaaatagacgttatggtaagaacttgccgttgataacttgatttctcctatgtccacaggtatccacaggataacattgggatatgccggggcgacagcggaaatggcaccaagcggtcacgagctttctggccacccaggatgcattggggcttctcTATATAATCCCGCCACAAatcactcagtcaaatcagttctttccacagcaattaggcaggagcatcaggtagaaacctattcaggcaataagaacacacatgcacacccttccaccttccatgcaagagggaagaggtttagtgattgtcaagatcctcaaatcaggtgcgtcagggtgggacccctgtggatacctgtggacataggagaaatcacgttatcaacggtaagttcttaccataacgtctatttctccggctgggtccacaagttatccacaggataacattgggattcccaaagccagttttagtggcggGGACGCTCTCGAttacacaggagaacctttcgcccgaattctgcgtcatgagaggcaaaagtatccaaggcataatgtgtgatgaatgtgttaatggatgaccatatggctgccttacaaatctgttctgctgaagcaccatgttgtgcggcccatgaaggacctaccttacgtgtagagtgcgcagagacattagccggagtagggagatcagcacgagaataaccttctgaaattgtcattcggagccatcttgccagcgtctgtttactagcaggccatcctcttctatgaaatccgtagaggatgaagagagaatctgtttttctgatggcactagtacgatctacgtagattcttaatgctcgtaccacgtccagcgatgcttctcccgcagacagttcTACCTGAaatgctgggactacaatctcttcgttaaggtgaaactttgaaacaccttcggaagataaccagatctagttctgagaactgcattATCTGGAAAAAAA
Protein-coding regions in this window:
- the LOC134983426 gene encoding oocyte zinc finger protein XlCOF29-like, whose protein sequence is MIGKDCFLVTGTYPTTPRPQPRPLQQEQRAAIAVSGSRGVKKTSGECETPSSHPIVSGGLSVSQSPITVPPPHSLIHERHNDQKILELTNKIIQLLTGEEEDYIEEHRGLYKDVMMENHQPLTSLDGPSNRDTPERCPRPLYS